The Hymenobacter sp. 5317J-9 genome has a window encoding:
- a CDS encoding FkbM family methyltransferase, whose product MTLPTTIRNTFDKWSLAEALRLATATAWHRLTGRNDKILQENLLVNELKVCGYRVTSEQDCFVLEHAELGIKVWCRKFSSDLHVLWQLYLRHELSPLIDLINARQLPVRTVFDIGSNIGLAAIRLSHAFPQARIVAVEPAPDNFRILQKNIAANAVPAVLLPTGVWHKAARLYFDRSFRDGQDWSIALTEEPTGNLAEYVDAVSINEIAAQHGVTSIDLLKIDIEGGERYIFNEAREGLAFLAITRVVAIEVHEEFGVEERIRAILQEAGFSISQSGEYLVGVREGAALPPNALHS is encoded by the coding sequence ATGACCCTCCCGACCACCATCCGCAACACCTTTGATAAGTGGAGCCTGGCCGAAGCCTTGCGGCTGGCCACGGCCACGGCGTGGCACCGGCTTACCGGCCGCAATGACAAGATTCTGCAGGAAAACCTGCTGGTCAATGAGTTGAAAGTGTGCGGTTACCGCGTTACGAGCGAGCAGGACTGCTTCGTGCTGGAGCACGCTGAGCTGGGCATCAAGGTGTGGTGCCGCAAGTTCTCCAGCGACCTGCACGTGCTTTGGCAGCTCTACCTGCGCCACGAGCTGAGCCCGCTCATCGACCTCATCAACGCCCGGCAGTTGCCCGTGCGCACCGTGTTCGACATCGGCAGCAACATCGGGCTGGCAGCCATCCGACTGAGCCACGCCTTCCCGCAGGCCCGCATTGTTGCTGTGGAGCCCGCGCCGGACAACTTTCGCATTCTGCAGAAAAACATTGCCGCCAACGCTGTGCCAGCTGTGCTGCTGCCCACGGGCGTGTGGCACAAGGCTGCCCGGCTGTATTTCGACCGCTCGTTTCGCGACGGCCAGGACTGGTCCATTGCCCTGACGGAAGAGCCCACCGGCAACCTTGCCGAATACGTGGACGCCGTGAGCATCAACGAAATTGCCGCGCAGCATGGCGTCACGTCCATCGACCTGCTGAAAATCGACATCGAGGGCGGCGAGCGGTACATTTTCAACGAGGCCCGCGAGGGGTTGGCGTTTCTGGCCATCACCCGGGTGGTGGCCATTGAGGTGCACGAGGAGTTCGGGGTTGAAGAACGCATCCGGGCCATTTTGCAGGAGGCCGGCTTCAGCATCAGCCAAAGCGGCGAATACCTGGTGGGCGTGCGCGAAGGGGCGGCGCTTCCACCCAATGCGCTTCACTCCTAA
- a CDS encoding glycosyltransferase family A protein: MPAAVVPLVSVVMPVYNCAPYVTEAVMSILNQTFTDFELLIFNDGSTDGSGAVLRGFADPRIRLFDYAENVGYVAHLNHALELARGTYLARMDADDVADPDRLARQVALLQAHPEVGLCGTAYREFGSRQGLVAVPETDAEIRRWMLRSSPFGHPTVLLRKDVVLENCLRYDAAAMPAEDYRLWYELSRVTQLANLPEPLLAYRVHSTQTSQVLTARRLASVDETRRRQLLDKGFKLTPAEWEGYLRILDRSTRPRTAHDLQQLLAIMHSIASQNARLQAYPAAWFEEMFAAAWQDAVIAIEHHDWAYARPVLLAPKPFPDPLSPVSRLKLLAKCAVGWRVASHSSSTSAT; the protein is encoded by the coding sequence ATGCCTGCTGCTGTTGTGCCGTTGGTGAGTGTGGTGATGCCGGTGTACAACTGCGCGCCTTACGTGACGGAGGCCGTGATGAGTATTCTGAATCAAACGTTTACCGACTTCGAACTGCTGATTTTCAACGACGGCTCTACCGACGGGAGCGGCGCGGTGCTGCGCGGCTTCGCCGACCCGCGCATTCGCCTCTTCGACTACGCTGAAAACGTGGGCTACGTGGCCCACCTCAACCACGCGCTGGAACTGGCCCGCGGCACCTACCTGGCCCGCATGGACGCCGACGACGTGGCCGACCCCGACCGCCTGGCCCGGCAGGTGGCTCTGTTGCAGGCCCATCCCGAAGTGGGGCTGTGCGGCACGGCCTACCGCGAGTTTGGCAGCCGCCAGGGGCTAGTGGCGGTGCCCGAAACCGATGCCGAAATCCGGCGCTGGATGTTGCGCAGCAGCCCCTTCGGCCACCCCACTGTGCTGCTGCGGAAAGACGTCGTGCTTGAAAACTGCCTGCGCTACGACGCCGCTGCCATGCCCGCCGAAGACTACCGCCTCTGGTACGAGCTGAGCCGGGTGACGCAACTGGCCAACCTGCCCGAGCCCCTGCTGGCCTACCGCGTGCACTCCACCCAAACCAGCCAGGTGCTCACCGCCCGGCGCCTGGCCAGCGTCGACGAAACGCGCCGCCGCCAGCTGCTAGACAAAGGCTTCAAGCTTACGCCCGCCGAGTGGGAGGGGTACCTGCGCATTCTGGACCGCTCTACCCGCCCGCGCACCGCCCACGACTTGCAGCAGCTGCTGGCCATCATGCACTCCATTGCCAGCCAGAATGCCCGGCTGCAAGCCTACCCGGCCGCGTGGTTTGAGGAAATGTTTGCCGCGGCCTGGCAAGATGCCGTCATCGCCATTGAGCACCACGACTGGGCCTACGCGCGGCCGGTGCTGCTGGCCCCCAAGCCCTTTCCGGACCCGCTGAGCCCGGTGTCCCGCCTCAAGCTGCTGGCAAAATGCGCCGTGGGCTGGCGCGTGGCAAGCCATTCATCTTCAACTTCTGCCACATGA
- a CDS encoding glycosyltransferase, producing MSLVSIIVPCRNYGALLPEALDSVLAQTHAEWECLVVDDGSTDSTPAVAARYAARDPRMRYLPRPHLGASAARNHGLREARGRFIQFLDADDLLPPRKLEAQLAYLAAHPAVDVVYGDVRYFRHGAPAELSRSFDMQDSTAWFVPLHGTGAAVLRPLLAENRVVIHAPLLRRSVFEAVGAFSERLGAVEDWEFWLRCAAGGQVFDYQDLPGTCTLVRVHPRSTSQDRARVVANVERLRVHLKPLLAAFGDAGLSALNQTLLNDIRLENAGYYMQHGEVRRGLLGFTRLALDTGQYLTGLRNVAYWIRFCLRKAIKKNNKSI from the coding sequence ATGAGTCTGGTAAGCATCATTGTGCCGTGTCGCAACTATGGCGCCCTGCTGCCCGAAGCCCTGGACTCGGTGCTGGCCCAAACCCACGCCGAGTGGGAGTGCCTGGTGGTGGACGACGGCTCGACGGACTCGACGCCCGCCGTGGCGGCCCGGTACGCGGCGCGCGACCCGCGCATGCGCTACCTGCCCCGGCCCCACTTGGGCGCATCGGCGGCGCGCAACCACGGCCTGCGCGAAGCGCGGGGCCGGTTCATTCAGTTTCTGGATGCCGACGACCTGCTGCCGCCGCGCAAGCTGGAGGCGCAGCTGGCTTACCTGGCCGCGCACCCCGCCGTGGACGTGGTGTATGGCGACGTGCGCTACTTCCGCCACGGCGCGCCGGCCGAGCTAAGCCGCTCCTTCGATATGCAGGACAGCACCGCGTGGTTTGTGCCCCTGCACGGCACCGGGGCGGCGGTGCTGCGCCCGCTGCTGGCCGAAAACCGGGTGGTCATTCACGCGCCCTTGCTGCGGAGGTCGGTGTTCGAGGCCGTGGGGGCGTTTTCGGAGCGGCTGGGTGCTGTCGAAGACTGGGAGTTCTGGCTGCGGTGCGCGGCCGGCGGGCAGGTGTTCGACTACCAGGACCTGCCCGGTACCTGCACTCTGGTGCGCGTGCACCCGCGCAGCACCAGCCAGGACCGGGCCCGCGTGGTGGCCAACGTGGAGCGCCTGCGCGTGCACCTCAAGCCCCTGCTCGCTGCCTTCGGCGATGCCGGCCTGTCGGCCCTGAACCAAACCTTGCTCAATGACATCCGGTTGGAGAATGCGGGCTACTACATGCAGCACGGCGAGGTGCGACGCGGACTGCTGGGATTCACGCGCTTAGCCCTCGACACGGGTCAATACCTGACTGGTTTGCGAAACGTAGCTTATTGGATAAGATTTTGCCTGCGAAAAGCAATAAAAAAAAATAATAAATCAATATAA
- a CDS encoding glycosyltransferase — translation MNTPDTERYPQTPPSIAPLPDAPGRPRWSVMIPAYNCSAFLPDALKSVLAQDMGPELMQIEVVDDASTDADVQALVEAHGHGRVSYFRQPRNVGSIRNFETCINRAQGHIVHILHGDDRLMPVAPGATGFYQKMDELLERYPQAGAAACHYAYINEAGRLNGIPARLAEEDGLLEDWLLRLAKQQQLQYACTVVRRRVYEELGSFYGNSYGEDWEMWVRIARHFPVAYTPDTLAQYRGHGQSISWTKLMSGELVTDMVQVIGRIQEHVPAAQRKAVADFSGKFYAHFVITTAYELAERSQDWGMVYRLVKKSLELHRDAAMYQKVFRAWFKYQRTKLLAR, via the coding sequence ATGAACACTCCCGATACGGAACGTTACCCACAAACGCCACCATCCATTGCGCCCTTGCCCGACGCACCCGGCCGGCCCCGCTGGTCGGTGATGATTCCGGCCTACAACTGCTCAGCCTTCTTGCCCGATGCGCTGAAAAGCGTGCTGGCCCAGGACATGGGCCCGGAGCTGATGCAGATAGAGGTGGTGGATGACGCCAGCACCGATGCCGACGTGCAGGCGCTAGTGGAAGCCCACGGCCACGGCCGGGTGAGCTATTTCCGGCAGCCGCGCAACGTGGGCAGCATCCGCAACTTCGAAACCTGCATCAACCGGGCCCAGGGCCACATCGTCCACATTTTGCACGGCGACGACCGCCTGATGCCCGTGGCGCCCGGGGCCACTGGGTTTTACCAGAAAATGGACGAGCTGCTGGAACGTTACCCCCAAGCGGGCGCCGCGGCCTGCCACTACGCCTACATCAACGAGGCCGGGCGGCTGAACGGGATTCCGGCCCGCCTAGCCGAGGAGGACGGTTTGCTGGAGGACTGGCTGCTGCGGCTGGCCAAGCAGCAGCAGCTGCAGTACGCCTGCACCGTGGTGCGGCGCCGGGTGTATGAGGAGCTGGGCAGCTTTTATGGCAACAGCTACGGCGAGGACTGGGAAATGTGGGTGCGCATTGCCCGGCACTTCCCCGTGGCCTACACCCCCGACACGCTGGCCCAATACCGGGGCCACGGCCAGTCTATCTCCTGGACCAAGCTCATGTCGGGCGAGTTGGTGACCGACATGGTGCAGGTAATCGGCCGCATTCAGGAGCACGTGCCGGCGGCGCAGCGCAAGGCGGTGGCCGATTTTTCGGGCAAGTTCTACGCGCACTTCGTCATCACCACGGCCTACGAGCTGGCCGAGCGCAGCCAGGACTGGGGCATGGTGTACCGGCTGGTGAAAAAGTCATTGGAGCTGCACCGCGACGCCGCCATGTACCAAAAAGTGTTTCGAGCCTGGTTTAAGTACCAGCGCACCAAGCTCCTGGCTCGCTGA
- a CDS encoding glycosyl transferase encodes MKVSFTICSNNYLGSAAVLVDSFKRHHPDFEVYIGLVDLLSDQVDYPALGCTVLPVTDIAMPDPRELSRKFDIIELSTTAKPYYFQHFFFQLGATQAIYLDPDIEVFAPLAAVQQGLAQAMITLTPHMLTPVDDEFWPNDVHILPTGVFNLGFVALARHPQLAFFLDWWADRCLQYGFRNAKEGLFYDQVWMNYVPTFFESYYIIRDAGYNVANWNLHERTLHRDSAGKWWVNGGAELAFFHFSHYNIKAPDVISSYHNRFTFANRPDLLPLFIEYRQQVLGHRGEFLKTLKPYYGELHRQALKPNYRSYTDVKRRVLRRLRALLD; translated from the coding sequence ATGAAAGTTTCCTTCACCATTTGCTCGAACAATTACCTCGGCTCGGCCGCGGTGCTGGTCGACTCCTTTAAGCGGCATCACCCCGACTTTGAGGTGTATATCGGGCTTGTCGACCTGCTTTCTGACCAGGTGGACTACCCAGCGCTGGGCTGCACGGTGCTGCCCGTCACCGACATTGCCATGCCCGACCCGCGGGAGCTGAGCCGGAAATTCGACATCATCGAGCTCAGCACCACGGCCAAGCCGTACTACTTCCAGCACTTCTTTTTTCAGCTGGGCGCCACCCAGGCCATCTACCTCGACCCCGACATCGAGGTGTTTGCGCCCTTGGCCGCCGTGCAACAAGGTCTGGCGCAGGCCATGATTACGCTGACGCCCCACATGCTCACGCCCGTCGATGACGAGTTCTGGCCCAACGACGTGCACATTTTGCCCACCGGCGTGTTCAACCTGGGGTTTGTAGCGCTGGCCCGGCACCCGCAGCTGGCCTTTTTTCTGGATTGGTGGGCCGACCGCTGCCTGCAGTACGGCTTTCGCAACGCCAAAGAAGGCCTGTTCTACGACCAGGTCTGGATGAACTATGTCCCCACATTCTTTGAGTCATACTACATCATCCGCGATGCCGGTTACAACGTGGCCAACTGGAACCTGCACGAGCGCACGCTGCACCGCGATTCCGCCGGCAAGTGGTGGGTGAACGGAGGTGCCGAGCTGGCGTTTTTCCACTTCAGCCACTACAACATCAAGGCGCCGGACGTCATCAGCTCCTACCACAACCGGTTCACCTTTGCCAACCGGCCCGACCTGCTGCCGCTGTTCATCGAATATCGCCAGCAAGTGCTGGGCCACCGCGGCGAATTTCTGAAAACCCTGAAACCCTACTACGGCGAACTGCACCGGCAGGCCCTCAAGCCCAATTACCGTAGTTACACCGATGTGAAGCGCAGAGTGTTGCGCCGCCTGCGGGCTCTGCTCGATTAA
- a CDS encoding glycosyltransferase, which produces MPENKLGLSFLLCTYNGAPRLAETLACLAAQENPAGIAWEIIFVDNASTDSSAQLAREAWEALGAPAPLRQLHESRPGYKVAMQRAIDEVQYRYACIVDDDNRLAPNYMRIGVELLEAHPQIGILGGPNTATFEGEAPAWFAAFQHCYASGPQLDRVGGAFAPLADGAVGRNVLWGAGMLVRADIWPRLRDGGFASLFTGRQGEANLTAGEDDELCYAAQLLGYEVWYSSRLHLRHHMAPARLTEDYRDRLFYASARATPRLNAYRNALWGRPDGSVPANLLKDLGYAAWGVAKSVCRPAFVRAWLTNNRLPLMNQRHALAVMREMLWHFGQVRDYYERVRRFQQRLRPTPAAPNRLTYV; this is translated from the coding sequence ATGCCAGAGAATAAGCTGGGTCTTTCTTTCCTTCTGTGCACCTACAATGGTGCGCCGCGGCTAGCAGAAACGCTGGCCTGTCTGGCTGCGCAGGAAAACCCGGCGGGCATTGCGTGGGAAATCATTTTTGTGGACAACGCCAGCACCGACAGCAGCGCCCAACTGGCGCGCGAGGCCTGGGAGGCGTTAGGAGCGCCCGCTCCGCTGCGGCAGCTGCACGAGTCCCGGCCGGGCTACAAAGTGGCCATGCAGCGCGCCATCGATGAGGTGCAGTACCGCTACGCCTGCATCGTCGACGACGACAACCGGCTGGCCCCCAATTATATGCGCATCGGTGTGGAATTGCTGGAAGCCCACCCGCAAATTGGGATTCTGGGCGGGCCCAACACGGCTACCTTCGAGGGCGAGGCCCCAGCGTGGTTTGCGGCCTTTCAGCACTGCTACGCCTCGGGGCCGCAGCTCGACCGCGTGGGCGGGGCCTTTGCGCCGCTGGCCGACGGGGCGGTGGGCCGCAACGTGCTGTGGGGCGCTGGCATGCTGGTGCGTGCCGACATCTGGCCGCGGCTGCGGGACGGCGGGTTTGCCAGCCTGTTTACGGGCCGCCAGGGCGAGGCCAACCTCACCGCCGGTGAAGACGACGAGTTGTGCTACGCCGCCCAGCTGCTGGGCTACGAGGTGTGGTACTCGTCGCGGCTGCACCTGCGCCACCACATGGCGCCGGCCCGCCTCACCGAGGACTACCGCGACCGGCTTTTCTACGCGTCGGCCCGGGCCACGCCCCGCCTCAACGCCTACCGCAACGCCCTGTGGGGCCGGCCCGACGGCTCCGTGCCCGCGAACCTGCTCAAAGACCTGGGCTACGCTGCCTGGGGCGTGGCCAAAAGCGTGTGCCGGCCAGCCTTTGTGCGCGCCTGGCTCACCAACAACCGACTGCCCCTGATGAACCAGCGCCACGCCTTGGCCGTGATGCGCGAAATGCTGTGGCACTTCGGCCAGGTGCGGGACTACTACGAGCGGGTGCGGCGCTTCCAGCAGCGCCTGCGCCCCACCCCCGCGGCCCCTAATCGCCTGACGTATGTATAA
- a CDS encoding glycosyltransferase family 61 protein, with product MYKLIKYVGDALVNRIARALPEWQGAVVEATFPARAAYRPSPPANEAMLTRALVARLTVPVHFQPYHIYSLRNVHVTWDGAVFNNFRLFEPSIVRRRFLSRFQDTLLLRQWVGEKVKVSGTEIAVCHNQWSTENYYHWLIDSLPRLLALRSRYPGMKLLLPRVSALHPVPEFISTSARLLGFTDHLPLNPRQILSAQTVILPDLTATSLTQRPELVRQVRDELLAALCPEPVRPFRRVYAARAAGFPRNLLNEPEVEEWLQQEGFEKVYFEHLSLQEQASLMRETEVLLAVHGANMTNLLFLPATARVVEIHNKEYSDPCYLRLASCIGLKFYVCPCVGVDARLRNQSDVLVDIGLLQRVTLLALSSTREMLA from the coding sequence ATGTATAAGCTGATAAAATACGTCGGGGACGCGCTGGTGAACCGAATTGCGCGGGCTTTGCCGGAGTGGCAGGGCGCGGTGGTCGAGGCCACGTTTCCGGCCCGGGCGGCTTACCGCCCTTCGCCGCCCGCCAACGAGGCCATGCTCACGCGCGCCTTGGTGGCCCGGCTCACGGTGCCGGTGCACTTTCAGCCCTATCACATCTACTCGCTGCGCAACGTGCACGTGACCTGGGACGGCGCCGTGTTCAACAACTTTCGGCTTTTTGAGCCCAGCATTGTGCGCCGCCGTTTCCTGAGCCGGTTTCAGGACACGCTGCTGCTGCGCCAGTGGGTGGGCGAGAAGGTGAAGGTGAGCGGGACCGAAATTGCCGTGTGCCACAACCAGTGGTCGACGGAAAACTACTACCATTGGCTGATTGACAGCCTGCCCCGCCTGCTGGCGCTGCGCAGCCGCTACCCGGGCATGAAGCTGCTGCTGCCGCGGGTGTCGGCGCTGCACCCGGTGCCGGAGTTTATTTCGACCAGCGCCCGCCTGCTGGGCTTCACCGACCACCTGCCCCTCAACCCCCGCCAGATTTTGAGCGCCCAAACCGTGATTCTGCCCGACCTCACTGCCACCTCGCTCACCCAGCGCCCCGAGCTGGTGCGGCAGGTGCGCGATGAGCTGCTGGCCGCCCTGTGCCCCGAGCCAGTGCGCCCGTTCCGGCGGGTGTACGCGGCGCGGGCGGCGGGCTTTCCGCGCAATTTGCTCAACGAGCCGGAGGTGGAAGAGTGGCTGCAGCAAGAGGGCTTCGAAAAAGTGTATTTTGAGCACCTGAGCCTGCAGGAGCAGGCCAGCCTGATGCGCGAAACGGAAGTGCTGCTGGCCGTGCACGGTGCCAACATGACCAACCTCCTGTTTCTGCCCGCCACCGCCCGGGTGGTGGAGATTCACAACAAAGAATACAGCGACCCCTGCTACCTGCGGCTGGCATCGTGCATCGGCCTAAAATTCTACGTATGCCCCTGCGTGGGCGTCGACGCGCGCCTGCGCAACCAGTCGGACGTACTGGTCGACATTGGGTTGCTGCAGCGCGTTACTTTGCTTGCGCTGTCCAGCACCCGCGAAATGTTGGCCTGA
- a CDS encoding ABC transporter permease produces MNTDLRTPPAPARAAAAEDPADQWTEIIEPQQGLFQLGLAAVWRYRDLVMLFVRRDFVASYKQTILGPIWIVAQPLLTTLMYLVIFGNIARLSTDGLPALLFYLSGVTIWNYFAQTLTATAAVFRDNAAIFGKVYFPRLAMPLSIVLSNLIRFAVQFALFLAVWGYYWLTTRTVHPNAYLLLLPVLVALMGLLSLGIGMIFSALTTKYRDLAVLLGFGIQLAMYASPVIYPVSSVPAHYRWLLQANPITPIIETLRYGFLGSGTFSWHGLALSALLTVVILLLGIVIFNRTQRSFTDTV; encoded by the coding sequence GTGAATACAGACCTCCGCACGCCCCCGGCACCTGCGCGCGCCGCTGCCGCCGAAGACCCCGCCGACCAGTGGACCGAAATCATTGAGCCGCAGCAGGGCCTGTTCCAGCTGGGGCTGGCGGCCGTGTGGCGCTACCGCGACCTGGTAATGCTGTTTGTGCGCCGCGATTTTGTGGCTTCTTACAAGCAGACCATTCTGGGGCCCATCTGGATAGTGGCGCAGCCGTTGCTCACCACGCTCATGTACCTGGTCATTTTCGGCAACATCGCCCGGCTCTCAACCGACGGCCTGCCGGCGCTGCTGTTTTACCTCTCGGGCGTCACCATCTGGAACTACTTTGCCCAAACCCTGACCGCCACGGCAGCCGTTTTCCGCGACAACGCGGCCATTTTCGGCAAGGTGTACTTCCCGCGGCTGGCCATGCCGCTGTCCATCGTACTGTCCAACCTCATTCGTTTTGCCGTGCAGTTTGCGCTGTTTCTGGCGGTATGGGGCTACTATTGGCTGACTACCCGCACGGTGCATCCTAATGCCTACCTGCTGCTGCTGCCCGTGCTGGTGGCGCTCATGGGCCTGCTTTCGTTGGGCATCGGCATGATTTTCAGCGCGCTCACTACCAAGTACCGCGACCTGGCCGTGCTGCTCGGCTTTGGCATTCAGCTGGCCATGTACGCCAGCCCGGTCATCTACCCCGTGTCGAGCGTGCCGGCGCACTACCGGTGGCTGTTGCAAGCCAACCCCATCACGCCCATCATCGAAACGCTGCGCTACGGCTTTCTGGGCTCGGGCACGTTTAGCTGGCACGGCCTGGCGCTGAGCGCGTTGCTGACCGTCGTCATCCTGCTGCTCGGCATCGTTATTTTCAATCGCACGCAGCGGAGCTTCACCGATACCGTGTAG
- a CDS encoding GNAT family N-acetyltransferase, with translation MPNFITETRPDGYSLSTDPARLDVAAVHRWLSEESYWARHIPRATVERAIAHSLNFGLYAPDGSQAGFCRVVTDRATFAWLCDVFVLPAHRGRGLSKWLVSRMQAHPDLQNLRRHLLATYDAHTLYQQFGYQALDRPDRWLEIKQANPYG, from the coding sequence ATGCCTAACTTCATCACCGAAACGCGGCCCGATGGCTACTCCCTCAGCACCGACCCGGCCCGGCTCGACGTGGCCGCCGTGCACCGGTGGCTGAGCGAGGAATCGTACTGGGCCCGGCACATTCCGCGGGCCACCGTGGAGCGCGCCATTGCCCACTCCCTCAATTTCGGCCTGTATGCGCCCGATGGCAGCCAGGCCGGCTTCTGCCGCGTGGTGACCGACCGGGCCACGTTTGCCTGGCTCTGCGACGTGTTTGTGCTGCCCGCGCACCGCGGCCGGGGCCTCTCCAAATGGCTGGTGAGCCGGATGCAGGCCCACCCCGACCTGCAGAACCTGCGCCGCCACCTGCTGGCCACCTACGACGCCCACACGCTTTACCAACAATTTGGCTACCAGGCGCTGGACCGGCCCGACCGGTGGCTGGAAATCAAGCAAGCCAATCCCTACGGCTAG
- a CDS encoding PQQ-dependent sugar dehydrogenase, with protein MKTLRFAVLAVWAGAAPLAAAGQAPALSTFAVGGTTVTVSAVATNLDIVWELVWGPDNFLWATERYGRISRINPATGQVLPLLTLPDVTAVGESGLLGMALHPQFSTSPYVYVVYNYTDAGGLKEKVVRYTYSATANTLTAPLVLLGGITAFNTHSGSRLLILPDLTLLVTTGDASQASLAQNPASLNGKILRMNLDGTVPADNPTPNSLVYTLGHRNPQGLVRLPNGNLYSSEHGPNNDDEINKIEAGRNYGWPDVEGYCDLTAERTFCAANNVREPLYTWTPTIAPGGLAYYDHPAIPGWRGSLLLAVLKGQRLLQLPLDAAGAAITGPTDYLAGQFGRLRAICVSPAGKVYVGTSNLRGQIGNPAATDDRVLVLENRSFVSGTRAAAGFSFDVYPNPASRTATVRLPAGARLTTVRDVLGRAVITVPVGTPAVTLDLRALPAGTYLVEADGPAGRATRKLVVE; from the coding sequence ATGAAAACGCTACGCTTTGCTGTGCTGGCCGTCTGGGCCGGCGCGGCGCCCCTGGCGGCGGCTGGGCAAGCGCCCGCGCTCAGCACCTTTGCCGTGGGCGGCACCACGGTCACGGTATCGGCCGTGGCCACCAACCTCGACATCGTGTGGGAGTTGGTGTGGGGCCCCGACAATTTTCTGTGGGCCACCGAGCGCTACGGCCGCATCAGCCGCATCAATCCGGCCACGGGGCAGGTGCTGCCGCTCCTCACGCTGCCCGATGTGACGGCGGTGGGCGAAAGCGGCCTGCTGGGCATGGCGCTGCACCCGCAGTTTTCCACCTCGCCTTACGTGTATGTGGTGTATAACTACACCGATGCCGGCGGGCTCAAGGAGAAAGTGGTGCGCTACACCTACTCGGCCACGGCCAATACCCTGACGGCCCCGCTCGTGCTGCTGGGCGGCATCACGGCCTTCAACACGCACAGCGGCTCGCGCCTGCTCATCCTGCCCGACCTCACGCTGCTCGTTACCACCGGCGATGCCTCCCAGGCGTCGTTGGCTCAAAACCCGGCCTCGCTCAACGGCAAAATCCTGCGCATGAACCTCGATGGCACCGTGCCGGCCGACAACCCCACGCCCAACAGCTTGGTGTACACGCTGGGCCACCGCAACCCGCAGGGGCTGGTGCGCCTGCCCAACGGCAACCTCTACAGTTCGGAGCACGGCCCCAACAACGACGATGAAATAAACAAGATTGAGGCCGGCCGTAACTACGGCTGGCCCGACGTGGAAGGCTATTGCGACCTCACCGCCGAAAGAACCTTTTGCGCCGCCAACAACGTGCGCGAGCCGCTCTATACCTGGACGCCCACCATTGCGCCCGGCGGGTTGGCCTACTACGACCACCCGGCCATCCCTGGCTGGCGCGGCAGCTTGCTGCTGGCCGTGCTCAAAGGCCAGCGCCTGCTGCAGCTGCCGCTTGATGCGGCCGGCGCCGCCATTACCGGGCCCACCGATTACCTGGCGGGGCAGTTTGGCCGGCTGCGCGCCATTTGCGTGTCGCCCGCCGGCAAAGTGTATGTAGGGACCAGCAACCTGCGTGGCCAGATAGGCAACCCTGCCGCCACCGACGACCGGGTTTTAGTGCTCGAAAACCGCTCGTTTGTGTCCGGCACGCGTGCTGCGGCCGGCTTCTCTTTTGACGTGTATCCCAACCCGGCCAGCCGCACGGCCACCGTGCGCCTGCCCGCCGGGGCCCGCCTCACTACTGTCCGTGACGTACTCGGCCGGGCCGTTATCACTGTGCCGGTTGGCACGCCGGCGGTCACCCTGGACCTGCGCGCGTTGCCGGCCGGCACCTACCTGGTCGAGGCCGACGGACCTGCCGGCCGCGCCACGCGCAAGCTGGTAGTGGAATAA